Below is a window of Zygosaccharomyces rouxii strain CBS732 chromosome C complete sequence DNA.
TCCATTAGCGGCACGAACAACTCCTCGAATAACTGTTCCTCTATTCTATCTACTTGCTGCTTCCAATAACCGCACATCAGAATATCCAAGCTTTTGTTTGCAACAGCGCAAGCTAGTGGGTTCCCCATAAACGTGGGGCCATGCATCATACATCCCCCTGTGGGACTACTGGGTGACGAGATACCAAGTGCTATTTTGGGTGTAGTGACAACGGCACTCAATGTCAAGTACCCGCCTGTTAGTGCTTTTCCTACGCATATTATATCTGGATAAACATCTATCTGCATTTCGCGCGGAATGTGATTCTGTTCCTGATAAATCTGGCAATGATGGAAAGCAAATGTCGTACCCATTCTTCCAAACCCTGTGGCAATCTCATCTAGTATAAGTGGGATATGGTACCGGTTGCACAGTTTTCTTACCTCGATGAGAAACTGCGGGTGGTACAATCTCATTCCGCCAGCTCCTTGCAAAATTGATTCCAGAATAACTGCACACAACTCATCATGATGATTTTGTATCTTATCGCGCACGTCATTGATATCATCCTCTTTCCAACTTGTTCTGTCGCCGAATGACTTGCCATACTTTCGGAATACGCCAGAGGTGGGAAGCACCGGAATCATGGATGGCCCTCTGGCAAAAATGTTCTCGGCTAGATACCCTTTATAAATCGAGTGCATTGACCCTACCGGATCGCATACGCTCATAGCTCCTGTGGTATCGCCGTGATAACCGCTACTTATGGTCAAGAACTTGCTCTTTTTCGGCTTCCCTAAAGTAAAATGGTATTGCAAAGCCATCTTCATTGCGACCTCTACTGCTACAGAACCACTATCAGCGAGAAAACAATGCTGTAGCTCTTTGtggttcatcatctttagCAGTTTTTGGACCAAAGTTATTGCAGGCCTGTGGGTCAGCCCACCAAACATTACATGAGACATTTGACTGGCCTGTGATATCAATGCATTGTTCAATTCCTTGTGGTTATAGCCATGGATCGCACACCACCAGGATGACATTCCATCGATCACTCTATTCTCGCTTCCATCCTGCGTTTCTAGAATAAGCTCACAGTCATACGCCTCCTTTACTAGATGCACTGGTAGTGGATTCACCATAGATGTATAAGGATGCCATATGTGCTCCCTGTCAAACCTTAACAAAGCCTTTGTCTCTTCAGGTTATTTCATAATATCTGTTACCGCTTCACTTAGTTGGACCTCGCTTCATCGAGAGGTAAAGTCCTAAACAGCACCAAACTCAACGATGCATGTACGTTTAATACAAAATGTGTGGGAATGGAGAAGGGCCAGCGTTCTCATTCAACAGTCCTCCAACAGTTTTGCTTGGTGGTTGCTGGATAATTAAGCCCGTGGAAGTGGGCTGGAATACCAACAAACCGCATGAGTCATGAATCATCGTGTATAGTCATACTGGAATGGCTATCAATACAGCACACAAAAACCTGTTGACTTGCGTGTGGATAAACCCTGCAATAAAACATTGCATAAATTATGGAACCATATAAAAAAGGCCAGCACAAATGAGAAAACCGCAAAACAATTCGTTCCGTCTATTCGAAAGGTAAGTGGGCAAATATCCATACTCTTCTACCTTAATGAAACCGCCTGTTTTTTTCGTCACAGGCACAGACACTGATGTTGGCAAAACCTTCATTTCATCGCTACTAGTATACAAATGGAGAGCTAACTACTGGAAACCAGTCCAAACAGGAATTGAATCTGATATTGGTGACACTGCTACGGTCTCTAACGTATTGGTAGACGATTCTTGGAAGCCTCATTTATTTCCCCCACGGCATCAGCTGCTAAAACCATTGTCACCATATGAAGCAATGGACTACGAACCAGGAGTTAATGTACAGCTTacagattttgaaattcctgAAGGCACCGACGAGCACCCTCTTGTTGTAGAAGGGGCGGGTGGAGTCGCCGTTCCAGTTACGAAAAAAATGGAGACCATTGTGGATctcatcaaagaattgagtTTCAAATGCGATCGGCCTTTCTATATCATACTCGTGGCAAGAAGTACACTTGGCACGATAAATCATACGTTTTTGACGTTGAATTACCTTCGTAGTAATGGGCTAGGTGACAAGATCCTTGGGGTTGTTGTAAACGGTGAACAAAACGAGGGAAACCTAAAAGTAATGAGAGAATTTGGAGTGAACATTTTAGCTACCGTCGACTATCATACTTCTATGTCAGAGGCGCTGTCCGATATTCCATCTTTTTGCTCACTTGATCTTGCTCACAACGATCCTGCCTCGACtcaaaagaattagagATGTATCTTTGCCAGGCCAGATATCATTCCGATCTAATTAGAGATTCGTTTATCATCCTTTCTGCTATGAGAGTAAGCCATGGTGTTAATCAAAATAAACATGAGCAGACCGCACCGACATGTAAAATAGTGGGAAGTAGTGACACAAGCCCGAGCATAGTTGTATAAATGCATGTAAGAAACATTTcactttttccaattgtgACGCTAAAGCACAAAGCCCACTGGAGAACAGCCAAAGGAAAACAAAAGAGGTATGGAAACTATTCAAATCGCTCATCTGGTGGTTATTGATGGGTATATCGTCTTCTTTAACTAATTCGTGCTTGGGgtgtcttcttctttggtgatGGGGCTTACAATGGGTATCCATATTGATTATCTATGGCTCATTGTTGTAatgttttcattttgatGAGTTCGATTTCCATATCTGATTTCACTTTCATGCTGCCCAAGACAAGCGGTCCTTACTTCTGGACTTTAAAGTTACTCTGGGAGCCGATACAAAAGAACAGTgttaaaattgatgaaccaAGATTTCTCTGAAACCGAGGTAAAACAGTAAGAAAGGTACTGCAATGCTAGAAACAAAGTGCAGCAGCCTAGgtcgaaaaaaaaaattggatactGGCCTGAGTAATTATGTTGGTGTTGTCTTTACCACCTCTGGTGTATTTAATTCCCTCTCGTTAAGCACTCTTGGGGCAAACTCGTTGATATACCCACGATACCAGCTTCACCGCTGGTATGTCTTCCTCGCTTATCAGATACTGGATTTTTCTACTGGACTCGCAGGATGCCATGGTAAATAGCTTCCAGTCACCTCTAAATTTGGTCCTGTTGCTTCCGTGTTTTCCTGTTGTATAAAATTACTTGATTCTATGATCAGCCACAGCTTCAACCATGACATTCTGTGGCCAGCGGCaaaaacaattttccatGAGTTCGATAATAGAACCCACTGGTCATCAGCAGTCAAATTAACTCGAGGCTGCTTAATAGGCGCTGGAAATTTGCTGGGATCGATTCCCAAAGCACGTAGTCGACAGACACGGGGTATAATCTGTCCCGTAAATCTGTCCCAAGGGTATTGACATGCAATGTTCTTGGATTCTTGAACAGTTTTATCTATTCCATTGTTATCGATTGTTATCAggaatctttttttctgcaattttCGTCATGTTGCTccgatgacgataaaaatctgatcTCATCTCTCATAGCAACTCAGGAACGTACTCACAACATGGAACAACAGAGGTATAAAATGAACAAACATGGAATCCGATAAGAAATCTCAAAAGCCTGTCTTACCCAAGGACCTCTTTAGAAATGGCTTAACTTAGATGTTTTATGAAATGTCGAAGCATTGTTTCCACAGTGTGGTCTCATGTACATTCTGCGTCATCGCCTGGGTAGCATTTTCAATGGATGCTTCTTATCAAGATGTCCCTGGATTCTACATGATTGGCCGTGTTGTTTTCGATTTTGCAATTTGCTTTCCCTTGGATGGCTCTATTATTCGAAATCGCATCCCAATACGACATTGTTGGTTCAGCAagtattggaattgaatcCCGGAATGGATATCAAATAATGGGatggaatttcaaatagATTAAACCCTTGCCTTTATCAAGAGCATATCTGGAACACACCTTACTTTTTCTATGATGCTCAACAGGGTCAACTTGCGTTCAGAGATAATGTTTTAAGGCCATATCTCCTAGGGCGATTTGAAGGTGTTGCTGACGTGGACAAGATCCAATCAGCAAGGTGTTATTTGCAATCACTAAATGAGAAGTTTGAATTATTATTGAAAGACAGTATACCAGAATTCTTTTTAAATTCCGAACTACCCAGAGACACCCACAGAAAtaaaattttcttttaccCACGATATTTGTTCATGGGATTCATGGTTTGTTTCGTTCAAGATCTAATTTGGTTACCGATCGTACTATTATTTGTACAAAAATCGTTTTGGATCCTGCCTACAATCATAACTTACCAGTGTCTGTTATTAAAGTGCTACCGAAATGGATATCGCTTCATGTATCCAGAAATAGATGTAATGCAAGCAATCAAATTTCTGGCGATCATAACAAAAGTTAGTTCTAGAAAATAACTGGATAAATGGGACCAAATATCCAGGTATATGAATCAGTATTTATCTGAGGAAGAGAATAACGGTCCTTCTAAGAATAGTTTAAACCTCTGGTTTCCGATAAGGATGTGGTTGGACCAAGAAGTTACTCGAGCCGCTTGTCTCTGGTCAGTTGTTACTTCACCATGACCTGGATTGTGTTGATGCGAATGCGCTCAGAGCGTGCAAACCTCCTTCTGATTAGATCAATGCTGCCTTAGAACATAAAGAATTCACCGGCTAACGACGGCCTCTCGATTCTCCGTCAATAAAATCTGCTTTGGTCATGGGTATTCAACGACATAGATTCCGAGAAGTTTTAAATGAATAGTAGAACCATTGTTCAAAACGAGGATTTTTGACTGACACCACAGAAGCCCAGAATAGACGTCGAAGAAGGGACTAGCTCTCAATGTGCTTTTTATCTCCTATTAAAAACATACTATTGAGATGTAGCGaatgaattaaaaatggCACAACAAATCATCGAGATAATGAAGGTCAGCATCATAATCATAAAGGACCCTAGCTCTATTATCACCAAGTAAAACAATGAGGTGTTGAAGATATTATGAAACTTCTCGAAAATACCatctctaaattcatctttttctgcCGTATGTGATAATTtaccaaaactttcaacGCACTTGTTATAATTCGCAAGTGCTCTCTCAGTTAGCGCtttatttggtggatttttccaaaaatttactACCGTACTTCCTTCTTGATAACACCTGATGTCGTACGTCTGACACTCTATTGGTTTTACAATTTCTCTCACAAAAAAGCGCATACAATGCTCCCCACTGTagaaaagagaataatGATTTCCCCCTTCTTTAGAAAAGTGATTAACTCTAGATGCAACTCTTTGCCAAGCTACTGGATCCCCGGTCAGGTCTATTTCAGCCACTTCCTTCAATAATTGTTGGAGCACTTTTTTCTCAATATTAACCTTTTTCCTATTGTCGATGAAGttccaaaaagaaaatgtaAAGCATAGGAAGTAATGAATGATCATCCATAAGGGAGAAAATATGTCTGAAAATgttgtttcaattttattacCATAAAAGTCTCGCAGAGCAAAGTACGCTACACGTGCAGCCGATGAAGCATatgcatttgaaagagaacCGATAATGTCATGTATCCATGTTTTCTCGAAGAAATATGGGGCAAGGAAGTACATCAACTTTCCACCAGAACTGTCTGCTGGCAATTCTAtctcctcctcttcatacGTCTGTACAcacttttctaaatccatttcagTTTCGTCACTTATTATACTCATATTGTCTTGTTGGTTAAATACACCATTGCTGTCGCGAGTGTCAGTTTGTGTCTGAATTGCCGCcttttatatatttttcactCCGGATTGCTTTCCCCCTTGATTGTTTCCTCCCCGCGCGACAATTCCATGCAGAAGAAACTCGAAAGCgtcaaaatgataaaattgacaCAAAGAGGTGGACAGGTAATTTGAAggtcaatttggaaactctTTAATTAATCACTTTGTGGCATAAAATGTCCTAACTGCTATAAATTGTCAGAGGAAATCAAAATGACATTAACCGAATGAAGAAGGACGGCCCCAGAAAATTGGCATGTccaacaaaaagaagagtaagAGTAAGGCCAGCGAGAGCCACAAGCGTGGTGGAAGAGAGAACAGTCCTCGTGGACAACACAACCCCCCCTCACCGCAAAGAAACAACAGTATCACTGATCAGCAAGGAAGCGAGAACGGCGGTACTGGCTCTGGAACAGACGGGATCAAATTAGCCGCTCGCTTGTTCCACAATCCAttgttttccaaaagaggGTTCAAACATGCAAAAGAGAGATTAAAAAGTGAGAGAACAGGTGACTCAATAAGCGGAGTAAGATGTGGAGGCAGCATCTGTCTCTTCTTTTACCCTTGGTTTTTGACAGGATACAGTATCGCCGGTTTTTTATACGGGGACAAAAATAATAGTATACATGTCTTTGTGTATGGCAGTCCACTATTCGTTGCTGTTCCTTATATCATAAAATACCTGAATGATGTCGATACATTGCTTTTAAGCATATTTGAGATTGGGGAGAAGAATTTGCTCGAATATTTCGCAGACCCGGGAATCAGAGAGCTCCTCTTGACTGTTTTTGAGATTGTGGGATTCATTTATCAATTAGTGAAGGGTAGACAAAATTATTGGATCATTTCATTGGGAATGTTCGGTTTTAATCTTTATCTCGTAGGAAATACTTTGCTAATCTgggaaagaaagaaaaggcCAAAACCGGTGATGGTTGACTCGACATGAGTTTCTAATTCACACCTTGCTATGAAATCCTGATTATATAAGCATTCCACTGGGATGGGATTGAGCTTACACTATTGCCGGCTTATCATCTGTGGGTTATGTTCAGGTGTAAATGCTAGTCAGTTTTCGATAGATAGATCATATATAACCATCAAGTTGAATAAATCCATGAGGTACCAATAGAAGTAGTCACGATGTCAGTTCAGCAACGTACACAAGTTTAAAGAAGCATTGTCGTTTACTTATAAACTGAACGTTCGTGCTAATAGGGCAGAATTGCTTCACGAATGAAAGGGCAAGAAGCTGTCGGAGCTTCCGATGTCAAGTGGGAACGACATCAAGTTTTCATCAGCGGCTCGGTTAGCAATGGAGGTTGTAGAGACCCTTCAACATGGTAGCATATGGTCCATTTCTTATTCAGCTAGGTTGAGGAAATGCCCAAAAGTCTCTTGATCTCAGGAGGATACACCCGCTCTTGTTTTGCAACGTAACATTTTGTCAGGAATATCTCTTTCTCATATATTTCTACTTCAGAACAAGACAGGATATTACAAAAGGTACATCTGTATAGGTAACATAAACTTTGTTCGGCATACCATCCATTGTTGTCAGGAACCCCTTTTTCAGCAATTTTTGTCACGTCGCTCCCatgacgataaaaatctgatcTCGTCTCTCATAGCAACTCAGGAAACTACTCACTACATACAACAAAGGAGTCtaaacaagaacaaacatggaattcgataaagaatctcaaaagcCTGTCTTACCCAAGGACCTTTTTAGAAATGGCTTGACATGGATGTTTTATGAAATGTCGAAGCATCGCTTTCCTTGGGTGATCTCGTGTCTATGTCTGGTCGCTGGATGGGTAGCAGCTCAGACGAATTTTATTTGTGAAAATATGCTTGCCATGATTACCGGTGCTCTCTGGATGCTTGCGCTTTTACTCCCCTTTTCATGGCTACACAATTCGAAATTGCATCCCAAGAATATGACAGAATTGGTTCAGCAAGTGTTGGAATCGAATCCTGGTCTTGATATCGAGAAATGGGACGAAATTGCGAATAGATTAAACTCTTCCTTTTACCAAGAACATTTCTGGAATACACCATACTTTTTTTATGATGGTCAAGGTCTCCAACTTGTGTTCAAGGCTAATGTTTTAAGGCCATATCCCGAAGGGAAACTTGACGATATTACCGATACGGACAAGACTCAATCAGCAAATTGTTATTTGCAATCACTAAATGAGAAGtttgaattattattaaagaacaatttgCCAGAACCCGTTTTAAATTCTAAACTACCCAGAGATACCCACAGATATAAACTCTTCTTTTACCCACAAAGTTTGATCTTCGGATTCTTTATTTGCTATTTTCAAGGTCTCACTTGGTTTATGATACTACCAGaaattaaaagaaaaacattGTTCGCCTTGATTATGATCATGTATTACCAGTATATGTCTTTGATATGCTACTGGAGTCTCTATCGTTTTATGTATCCACAGATGGATATAATCCAAGCAATGAAATGCTTGGCGATAATAGCAAAAGTTAACCCTGGAAAAGAACTGGCTAAATGGGACCAAATAGCCAGGTATATGAATCAATATCTAGCTgaggaagagaaaaatggtCTTTTTAAGAATAGATTTTTTGACGGTAAGCATTGCTTGGACTTTTACGAGACTTGCTTTGAGCCTCTTTCCTTCAGCAATAGTTCTTTGGCATACGGCGAGTTAAAAGAGATTGTTGAGATTGTGCAACCAAATGTGAACGGAGAGACAAATTAATGAAGCTTTTATTCCTTCATCGAAAACTGAATGTAACAGTATGGAATAATCCAAAATATGCTAGTATCACAAGTACTGCGTTCTATGGCCCCTGAGAGTACTATATATCTCTGGGGTGGTTCTTATAAATAAGATTTAGAATTCCAAGTTTGCGTACAAAAAGTCTTATTTTTGTACACTTGCCTCTGTGGCTATCTGAAGAGAGTTGCTCTGACAGCTAGCCCCATGTTGATGTCTGCTGtacttggaaaatttcacctcTTGAACTCCATTCTTTCATGCAGTTCTACAAATTTATAATTATAATAGAAGTAATAAAATTAATAcattaaagaagaatatgtttattagaaaattgaaagatacATTAATAATTGAACGGattaataaaataataatcgGTGTTCGTTCTTATTTATTCAGCATAAGGAAGAACATCACTAATTCGATCCTGATGTTACTTATAGGTTATCTTATATTATTTTCACAGTTTAACGGTAGTAGAACTTAATCATTAGTAAACCCCTTCTTTAAATTCTGCCTAAATTTGATCCATCATTGTCACCACCGATCTTTCTTGTTGATTCCCATACTCTAACGAGTTTTCATTTATCTTCACGTTTGCCCAGTAATAAAATTTCCATTATTATCTGGTTTGAATCAGTTTTTTGACTGTAACTACATGACGATCGGCAATCTCTGTCCTCAgataaaaagaatgatAATTCCACTCGAGCATGTTTCAAGATACCGTGAAGTTTGAATAGATGATCTTTGAATTATTCATAGTTACTCTTGCGTCCATCAGTAATCTGAACATAGTGTGGGCTGAACCACTGTTCAACGATTCCAGCTACCTCATCCCTTGTCCCATTCAGAGCTGTTGTCAAAACTTTTTCCCACTCCTTAGCTGAGAACATCACTTTTTAGATATTGGACTACGAATAGTTTGTTCTTCCCCTTAGAAGCCTTATGAATGAATTTGAGACTTCCGCCTGTTTTCACGACTTTGTCTTCTTATGGTTGTAAATCTTCGTGCAGAGCCCTCCTTACAAGATATgaaatctcaaaaattaaagaattgatgataGGAATTTCccaaaaaattccaaatactACTTTGGATGTCTTTAGGCTCACAACTCTCCTCATTTAGTGTTAAATTCTCGAATGTTTTCCTCATCAAACATTGGGCATCCGCCTTCTTTCTGTTAAAGCTGTACTTGATACCATCAATGCACTTGCCATCAGACAAATACCATGTTTCCCAATCTCCTTCAGTGCAGGCACTTCCGCCAAACACTTCCGAAAAGTCTATTGTGTAAAAGGTATATTCAGTTGACTGCTTGGTTTTATGGCCTAAACCTACCTCAACGTTGGAACCCCTACTAACAATTTTAATATGAAATGCATCCGTAGGTTCCTCGAGGTGATATTCTCTCCAATTATTTCCCTGATCCACagaataaaagaatttcttcaatgacCAGTCTTGTGGAGAAGTCTTCGGTATAGAAACGATAATGTTcccaaaatccaaaaatgctGCATACACGGGAAATTCAAACACCACTTCCCAAGAAGCACCGCCATCTCGTGAAATAAATGTCATTTCATCGTCGTCATCTAAACTCAGGACGTTTTCTCCGACAACACCGGTTTTCATAAGTATACCAGCCGTTGGTTCATTTTCAACTGATGAAAAGTAGGAAGTTTCTTGGAAAGAACAGTGTTCTACATCATCGATATCACAATGAAAACGTTGTTTATGTTTTCCAGAAGGATCTACaactttcaaattgttccaaGTTTTCCCATAATCAAAGCTTATTTTACTCTTGGAAAATCGTTTATACCCGATAAAGGGGAAAGATTCCATGTGAGGGCAGGAATTTTTGTAGAATAAATTATTCCTTataaatttaacaattttttgaaaccaattgattttctcatgaaaatttgattcatGCATTTTCGCTACCTTGCTTTGATTAAGATCCACTCTAAAATCGAATTTACCACACATTGTCCCTCTGAGGTTGTCTAGCTCTTCCAGGtacatcttttgaaaaggtgCCTGAATCTTGGTGTCACCGAGAAAACAATTGACACCAGAAGAGTCTGACAGTGGGAAAAGCTCGGATTTTCCGTGTTCTAGGTCTTCTTCCATATTACCACATAATAATATCTGTCCTCGATCAAGTTCAGTTGGTTTTTTGATAGGTACGAAGGCAGGTTCAAAAGATTCTCTTTTAGAAATCCAATATTTGTCCATAACAGGGTCAGCTTCATTTCCCCCAGATGTGATTAGCAAAATATGGGAGGGATGAATTCCAAAGTCCTTTATCGAGAATCcttttaattcatcaaagagTTTTACACTCTGGCCTAAATCTGTTGTGTAAAAGAAAGTACCCACAGAGTCTAATATTGGTTTTAAGTCCTTTTTTTCCATGAAAGCTTTATATACAACATCCCGATAATACCGATATAAAGGCTGCTTTTTTTCCGTCTTCCTTTTCAGTGTGTGTAGACAGTAAATTCCGTCATTATCCAAGATGGAGTCTCTTGATGAAGTGGCAAATAGGCAGCTAGTAATATGGTCCTGTGAATCAGGATTAACTTCATATTCGTCAGCTGGCGCTACGATACGTCTAAAGCTTTTCCCAGCATCTTTGGAAGCGTAAGCGACACCTTCGAAAAAAGAGGGCGAGTCTggtcttttctttgaattggTTCCAAGTTGGCAATTACTGTGCCTAATACCGCAATGTAATAATAGAAAATTTGTATTGAACGGATGTGTGCGAAGAGAACAACCGCCCTTGCCTTTGACTTCCTgtggtaaag
It encodes the following:
- a CDS encoding uncharacterized protein (similar to uniprot|P50277 Saccharomyces cerevisiae YNR058W BIO3 7 8-diamino-pelargonic acid aminotransferase (DAPA) catalyzes the second step in the biotin biosynthesis pathway BIO3 is in a cluster of 3 genes (BIO3 BIO4 and BIO5) that mediate biotin synthesis), which codes for MVNPLPVHLVKEAYDCELILETQDGSENRVIDGMSSWWCAIHGYNHKELNNALISQASQMSHVMFGGLTHRPAITLVQKLLKMMNHKELQHCFLADSGSVAVEVAMKMALQYHFTLGKPKKSKFLTISSGYHGDTTGAMSVCDPVGSMHSIYKGYLAENIFARGPSMIPVLPTSGVFRKYGKSFGDRTSWKEDDINDVRDKIQNHHDELCAVILESILQGAGGMRLYHPQFLIEVRKLCNRYHIPLILDEIATGFGRMGTTFAFHHCQIYQEQNHIPREMQIDVYPDIICVGKALTGGYLTLSAVVTTPKIALGISSPSSPTGGCMMHGPTFMGNPLACAVANKSLDILMCGYWKQQVDRIEEQLFEELFVPLMEGAAAKELWLVEDVRIVGAVGVIELKVSIDQEWFQEAFISKGVYIRPFRNLCYIMPPYIISKEQLRKLTTGLVSALREWHSVRANSTV
- a CDS encoding ATP-dependent dethiobiotin synthetase BioD (similar to uniprot|P53630 Saccharomyces cerevisiae YNR057C BIO4 Dethiobiotin synthetase catalyzes the third step in the biotin biosynthesis pathway BIO4 is in a cluster of 3 genes (BIO3 BIO4 and BIO5) that mediate biotin synthesis expression appears to be repressed at low iron levels) — encoded protein: MKPPVFFVTGTDTDVGKTFISSLLVYKWRANYWKPVQTGIESDIGDTATVSNVLVDDSWKPHLFPPRHQLLKPLSPYEAMDYEPGVNVQLTDFEIPEGTDEHPLVVEGAGGVAVPVTKKMETIVDLIKELSFKCDRPFYIILVARSTLGTINHTFLTLNYLRSNGLGDKILGVVVNGEQNEGNLKVMREFGVNILATVDYHTSMSEALSDIPSFCSLDLAHNDPASTQKN
- a CDS encoding uncharacterized protein (some similarities with uniprot|P36034 Saccharomyces cerevisiae YKL219W COS9), which encodes MSIISDETEMDLEKCVQTYEEEEIELPADSSGGKLMYFLAPYFFEKTWIHDIIGSLSNAYASSAARVAYFALRDFYGNKIETTFSDIFSPLWMIIHYFLCFTFSFWNFIDNRKKVNIEKKVLQQLLKEVAEIDLTGDPVAWQRVASRVNHFSKEGGNHYSLFYSGEHCMRFFVREIVKPIECQTYDIRCYQEGSTVVNFWKNPPNKALTERALANYNKCVESFGKLSHTAEKDEFRDGIFEKFHNIFNTSLFYLVIIELGSFMIMMLTFIISMICCAIFNSFATSQ
- a CDS encoding uncharacterized protein (no similarity); the protein is MSNKKKSKSKASESHKRGGRENSPRGQHNPPSPQRNNSITDQQGSENGGTGSGTDGIKLAARLFHNPLFSKRGFKHAKERLKSERTGDSISGVRCGGSICLFFYPWFLTGYSIAGFLYGDKNNSIHVFVYGSPLFVAVPYIIKYLNDVDTLLLSIFEIGEKNLLEYFADPGIRELLLTVFEIVGFIYQLVKGRQNYWIISLGMFGFNLYLVGNTLLIWERKKRPKPVMVDST
- a CDS encoding uncharacterized protein (weakly similar to uniprot|P43542 Saccharomyces cerevisiae YFL062W COS4 Protein of unknown function member of a family of conserved often subtelomerically-encoded proteins) produces the protein MEFDKESQKPVLPKDLFRNGLTWMFYEMSKHRFPWVISCLCLVAGWVAAQTNFICENMLAMITGALWMLALLLPFSWLHNSKLHPKNMTELVQQVLESNPGLDIEKWDEIANRLNSSFYQEHFWNTPYFFYDGQGLQLVFKANVLRPYPEGKLDDITDTDKTQSANCYLQSLNEKFELLLKNNLPEPVLNSKLPRDTHRYKLFFYPQSLIFGFFICYFQGLTWFMILPEIKRKTLFALIMIMYYQYMSLICYWSLYRFMYPQMDIIQAMKCLAIIAKVNPGKELAKWDQIARYMNQYLAEEEKNGLFKNRFFDGKHCLDFYETCFEPLSFSNSSLAYGELKEIVEIVQPNVNGETN